In a genomic window of Anoplopoma fimbria isolate UVic2021 breed Golden Eagle Sablefish chromosome 6, Afim_UVic_2022, whole genome shotgun sequence:
- the LOC129092187 gene encoding lysophosphatidylserine lipase ABHD12-like: MTRKRVVRHDASSARKVQGPAKVQKEAKSSRWWLKRGVLAIFVIFFLGPYLRRKLPELIQHLVYSHRIRVPFFVDLSRPADLSLNHTINMYLTSEEGISLGVWHTVPDRQWKEAQGKDLAWYQNTLRDESPVFIYLHGNTGTRAETHRVGVAKVLSALGYHVLVPDYRGFGDSTGEPTEAGLTTDALYLYKWVKARSGNSLVIIWGHSLGTGVGTNTAVKLSEQGEDVDGVMLEGAFNSARQEMPGNIFNWYYWKFPGVGYFFPEPWADNKVVFPTEENLKKMRNPILFLHSEDDHFEIAQQMYEVAVSAQNAERVKLESFDGSLGYLHNGLYRDPNLPDIVKKFVLSL; this comes from the exons ATGACGAGGAAGAGGGTCGTCAGACATGATGCTTCATCTGCCAGGAAAGTTCAGGGGCCTGCAAAAGTCCAGAAGGAGGCGAAATC GTCCCGATGGTGGCTGAAAAGAGGAGTATTGGCCATCTTTGTCATCTTCTTTTTGGGTCCTTACCTGCGGAGAAAACTCCCAGAATTAATCCAGCACCTTGTTTACTCTCACAGAA tCAGGGTGCCTTTCTTTGTTGACCTCAGTAGACCCGCTGATCTCTCCCTTAATCACACCATCAACATGTACTTAACATCAGAGGAAGGAATCTCTCTTGGGGTATG GCACACTGTTCCAGACAGACAGTGGAAAGAGGCTCAGGGGAAGGACTTGGCATGGTACCAGAACACTTTAAGGGATGAAAGTCCAGTTTTCATATATCTTCATGGCAACACAGGCACAAG GGCAGAAACTCATCGGGTAGGAGTGGCAAAA GTATTGAGTGCACTGGGTTACCACGTGCTGGTGCCTGACTACAGAG GGTTTGGAGATTCCACCGGGGAGCCGACTGAAGCCGGTCTGACGACTGATGCCCTCTACTTATACAAGTGGGTCAAAGCACGCAGCGGAAACAGCCTGGTCATCATCTGGGGACACTCTCTTGGCACTGG AGTGggcacaaacactgcagtaaaaCTGAGTGAGCAAG GTGAGGATGTTGATGGTGTGATGCTGGAGGGTGCATTCAATAGTGCTCGACAGGAGATGCCAGGCAATATTTTTAACTGG TATTACTGGAAGTTCCCCGGCGTTGGGTACTTTTTCCCAGAGCCATGGGCAGACAACAAGGTTGTCTTTCCCACTGAAGAAAA TTTGAAGAAAATGAGAAATCCAATCCTTTTTCTTCATTCAGAGGACGATCACTTTGAGATTGCTCAGCAG ATGTATGAGGTAGCAGTGAGTGCCCAAAATGCAGAGCGAGTCAAGCTGGAGTCATTTGATGGTTCTCTGGGGTATCTGCACAACGGCTTGTATCGTGACCCAAATCTGCCTGACATCGTAAA GAAGTTTGTGCTGTCCTTATAA